The Brassica napus cultivar Da-Ae chromosome C7, Da-Ae, whole genome shotgun sequence genome has a segment encoding these proteins:
- the LOC106391283 gene encoding regulatory protein NPR3, with protein sequence MATLTEPSSSLSFTSSHFSNVSVGSNHFSPSSASNLEVVSLSKLSSNLEQLLSSNPDCDYTDAEIIVDGVPVGVHRCILSARSKFFQELFKKDKKSSKIEKPKYHLKEVLPYGAVGYEAFVYFLSYIYTGRLKPFPLEVSTCVDSVCAHDSCRPAIDLVVELMYASSILQVPELVSSFQRRLCNFVEKSLVENVLPILLVAFNCKLTQLLDQCTERVARSDLYRFCIEKEVPLEVAEKIKQIRLKSPQEEEENSPKVSDKILKALDSDDVELVKLLLTESDITLDEANGLHYSVVYSDPKVVAEILTLDMGDVNHRNSRGYTVLHLAAMRKEPSIIISLLKKGANASGFTCDGRSAVNICRRLTTPKDYHTKTAAKGREASKARLCIDLLEREVRRNPMVVESPMCSLSMPEDLQMRLLYLEKRVGLAQLFFPTEAKVAMDIANVEGTSEFTGLPPPSNGLTGNLSQVDLNETPHMQTRRLLTRMEALMKTVETGRRYFPYGSGVLDKYMEEYIDDDLQIEKGSPQERRLKRMRYRELKDDVQKAYSKDKESKIARSCLSASSSPSSSSSLRDGLKNST encoded by the exons atggcTACTTTAACTGAGCCATCATCATCCTTAAGCTTCACGTCGTCTCATTTCTCTAATGTCTCTGTTGGGTCTAACCATTTCTCACCAAGCTCAGCTTCTAACCTCGAAGTTGTTAGTCTAAGCAAACTCAGCTCCAATCTTGAGCAGCTTCTTAGTAGTAACCCAGATTGTGATTACACAGATGCAGAGATCATTGTGGATGGTGTCCCTGTTGGTGTTCACAGATGCATTTTATCTGCAAGAAGCAAGTTCTTCCAGGAGCTGTTCAAGAAAGATAAGAAAAGTTCCAAAATTGAGAAACCAAAGTACCATTTGAAAGAGGTGTTGCCTTATGGAGCTGTTGGGTATGAAGCTTTTGTTTATTTCCTGAGTTATATCTACACTGGGAGGTTAAAGCCATTTCCTTTGGAGGTTTCCACTTGTGTTGATTCAGTTTGTGCTCATGATTCTTGTCGACCTGCTATTGATCTCGTCGTTGAGTTGATGTATGCTTCATCTATTCTCCAAGTGCCAGAGCTTGTTTCGTCTTTTCAG CGAAGGCTTTGTAACTTTGTGGAGAAGTCTCTTGTTGAGAACGTTCTTCCGATTCTTTTGGTAGCTTTCAACTGTAAGCTGACTCAGCTTCTTGATCAATGTACTGAGAGAGTGGCGAGGTCAGATCTCTACAGGTTCTGTATCGAAAAGGAGGTTCCTCTAGAAGTAGCGGAGAAGATCAAACAGATACGTCTCAAGTctccacaagaagaagaagaaaacagtcCCAAGGTTTCGGATAAAATCCTCAAGGCGTTGGATTCAGATGACGTTGAGCTTGTGAAGCTTCTTTTGACCGAGTCAGATATCACTCTAGATGAAGCCAATGGTCTTCATTACTCAGTGGTGTATAGTGATCCCAAAGTTGTTGCCGAGATTCTTACTCTTGATATGGGTGATGTTAACCACAGAAACTCACGTGGCTACACGGTTCTGCATCTCGCAGCCATGCGCAAAGAGCCGTCCATCATCATATCTCTTCTCAAGAAAGGTGCCAATGCGTCTGGCTTCACCTGTGATGGACGCAGTGCGGTTAATATATGTAGAAGATTGACAACTCCAAAGGATTATCATACTAAAACAGCTGCGAAAGGGAGGGAAGCTAGTAAAGCACGGTTATGTATAGATCTCTTGGAAAGAGAAGTAAGGAGGAACCCTATGGTTGTTGAGTCACCAATGTGTTCTCTTTCTATGCCTGAAGATCTCCAAATGAGACTGTTATACTTAGAAAAGAGAG TGGGGCTTGCTCAGTTGTTCTTTCCAACAGAAGCTAAAGTGGCTATGGACATTGCAAATGTAGAAGGTACAAGCGAGTTCACTGGTCTTCCACCACCTTCAAATGGGTTAACCGGAAACCTGAGTCAGGTTGATTTAAACGAAACTCCTCACATGCAAACCAGAAGACTTCTTACTCGTATGGAAGCTCTAATGAAAACAG TTGAGACCGGTCGTAGGTACTTTCCATATGGGTCAGGGGTCCTAGATAAGTATATGGAGGAGTACATAGACGATGATCTACAGATTGAGAAGGGATCTCCACAGGAGAGAAGACTGAAAAGAATGAGATATAGAGAGCTTAAGGATGATGTCCAAAAGGCGTATAGCAAAGACAAAGAGTCTAAGATTGCACGGTCCTGTCTTTCAGCTTCATCCTcgccttcttcttcgtcttctttaaGAGATGGTCTGAAGAACTCAACATGA
- the LOC106391271 gene encoding transcription termination factor MTEF18, mitochondrial, with translation MMRFRAQFNIGISLSSIAHRTQVSKSKLCTVRCFQSGRFVCGGDQSSLRHWSQSPTRVFGNRVSRAMKNEAQKALFDYVHHTRTLSFVDAEHISNNSPRFISSLLSKIDTRKEDISHSLTKFLRYNPINEFEPFFESMGLRPSEISRFLQRDLVLLSDDSVLFENFHVLCNYGIPRSKIGCVYKEAREIFGYENGVLLSKLEAYERLGLGKPIVIKLVTYCPSLLVGGIDSEFVAVVGKLKDLDMACDWLGRYLSDRKTYNWGSVLETIELLEKMGFKEEKLSSLLKTYPDLVGETSGKKAYVMFGKLLKVGLEMSEIDKLVRDHPEMLLEKSAKSILAALKYMMRIRMEKEFIVSILQQHMKLICSSSLLGPKAVCSKLKIGREELHQIIKEDPLKLFSLASKTTKRRIELDSLDFRNAEKRAFLLKIGYVENSDEMVSALKRFQGRGDELQERFDCLVKAGLDYNVVTEVVKRAPHILSRPRDVIEKKINLLKDYLGYPVESLVESPTYLCYSMERINQRFSMYIWLRERDAVVPRLTLGTIVGISNTRFLSYFVNTHPEGPATWESIKKSST, from the coding sequence ATGATGCGTTTCAGAGCTCAGTTTAACATCGGCATTTCTCTCTCCTCCATTGCTCATCGAACCCAAGTTTCAAAATCCAAACTTTGTACTGTTAGATGTTTCCAAAGTGGTAGATTTGTCTGTGGGGGTGATCAATCTTCTTTAAGACACTGGTCTCAGTCACCCACACGCGTTTTCGGGAACCGTGTTTCGCGAGCTATGAAGAACGAAGCTCAAAAGGCTCTCTTTGATTACGTGCATCACACTAGAACTCTCAGCTTCGTTGATGCAGAGCATATAAGTAACAACTCCCCTCGGTTTATCTCCTCTTTGTTGTCCAAGATCGATACTAGGAAAGAGGATATATCTCACTCTTTGACTAAGTTTCTAAGGTACAATCCCATCAACGAGTTTGAACCCTTTTTCGAGAGCATGGGTCTGCGTCCTTCTGAGATCTCTCGTTTTCTCCAACGAGACCTTGTGCTTTTGAGTGACGACAGTGTCCTGTTTGAGAATTTCCATGTTCTTTGCAACTATGGGATTCCTCGTAGCAAGATTGGTTGTGTGTATAAAGAAGCAAGAGAGATTTTCGGATACGAGAATGGGGTTTTGCTGTCGAAACTTGAAGCTTATGAGAGATTGGGTCTTGGGAAGCCTATAGTCATTAAGCTTGTAACTTATTGCCCGTCGCTTCTGGTCGGTGGTATTGATAGTGAGTTTGTTGCTGTGGTTGGTAAGTTAAAGGATTTAGACATGGCATGTGATTGGCTTGGGCGTTATTTGTCTGATAGAAAAACATATAACTGGGGGAGTGTTCTTGAGACAATTGAGCTTCTTGAGAAGATGGGATTCAAAGAGGAGAAGCTGAGTAGTCTTTTGAAAACGTATCCTGATTTGGTTGGTGAAACTTCTGGGAAGAAAGCTTATGTGATGTTTGGTAAGCTACTTAAAGTGGGACTTGAGATGAGTGAAATCGATAAGTTAGTTAGAGACCACCCAGAGATGTTACTTGAGAAGTCTGCAAAAAGCATTTTGGCCGCTTTGAAGTACATGATGCGTATCAGAATGGAAAAGGAGTTTATCGTTAGTATTTTACAGCAACACATGAAGCTTATCTGTTCATCTTCTCTGCTAGGACCAAAGGCTGTTTGCAGTAAACTGAAGATCGGAAGAGAAGAGTTACATCAGATCATTAAGGAAGACCCTTTGAAACTGTTCAGTTTAGCTTCTAAAACAACAAAGAGAAGAATTGAACTTGATTCATTAGATTTTAGGAACGCAGAGAAGAGAGCCTTCTTGTTGAAGATAGGGTATGTAGAGAACTCCGATGAGATGGTGAGTGCTCTGAAGAGGTTCCAAGGGAGGGGAGATGAGCtacaagagagatttgattgcCTTGTGAAAGCTGGTTTGGATTATAATGTGGTTACGGAGGTTGTTAAGAGGGCTCCTCATATACTCAGCCGGCCTAGAGATGTCATTGAGAAGAAGATCAACCTTCTAAAAGATTATTTAGGTTATCCAGTGGAATCTCTTGTTGAGTCACCTACGTATTTGTGTTATAGTATGGAGAGAATAAATCAGAGATTCTCAATGTATATTTGGCTGAGGGAAAGAGATGCAGTGGTGCCGAGGCTGACACTAGGCACTATTGTGGGTATTTCTAATACCAGGTTTTTGTCATACTTTGTTAATACCCACCCTGAAGGTCCAGCTACGTGGGAAAGTATAAAGAAATCATCTACCTGA
- the LOC106391297 gene encoding ras-related protein RABF2a-like, producing MATAGNKNINAKLVLLGDVGAGKSSLVLRFVKDQFVEFQESTIGAAFFSQTLAVNDATVKFEIWDTAGQERYHSLAPMYYRGAAAAIIVFDITNQGSFERAKKWVQELQAQGNPNMVMALAGNKADLLDARKVSAEEAETYALENSLFFMETSAKTATNVKDIFYEIAKRLPRVQPTENPAGMVLPSGPAATAVSSSCCA from the exons ATGGCCACCGCTGGAAACAAGAACATCAACGCCAAATTG GTACTGCTTGGGGATGTTGGAGCTGGAAAATCAAGTCTTGTGCTTCGGTTCGTCAAAGATCAGTTTGTTGAATTCCAG GAATCAACGATAGGTGCAGCCTTCTTCTCTCAAACATTGGCtgtgaatgatgcaactgtCAAGTTTGAGATTTGGGATACAGCTGGCCAGGAACGTTACCATAGCTTGGCTCCTATGTACTACAGGGGTGCTGCTGCTGCCATTATTGTCTTTGACATTACTAATCAA GGCTCATTTGAGAGGGCGAAGAAATGGGTTCAGGAACTGCAGGCTCAAG GCAATCCTAATATGGTGATGGCTCTTGCTGGAAACAAAGCTGATTTATTAGATGCAAGGAAAGTGTCTGCAGAG GAGGCAGAGACATATGCTCTAGAGAACAGCCTTTTCTTCATGGAAACCTCAGCCAAGACTGCAACAAATGTCAAAGACATATTCTATGAAATCG CAAAAAGGCTACCACGTGTACAGCCAACAGAAAACCCAGCAGGAATGGTTCTCCCCAGTGGGCCAGCAGCTACTGCAGTGAGTTCATCATGTTGTGCTTAA
- the LOC106391306 gene encoding DNA-directed RNA polymerase III subunit 2 — protein MGLSHEDLDLTNDDHFVDKQKLSAPIKSTADKFQLVPEFLKVRGLVKQHLDSFNYFINVGIKKIVRANSRITSTLDPSIYLRFKDVRVGEPCILSISMAEKLNPHMCRLADMTYAAPIFVDIEYVHGSHGQTTISAKDNVTIGRMPIMLRSCRCVLHGKDEEELARLGECPLDPGGYFVIKGTEKVLLIQEQLSKNRIIIDCDKKGNINASVTSSTEMTKSKTVIQMDKEKIYLFLHQFVKKIPIIIVLKAMGMESDQEIVQMVGRDPRFSASLLPSMEECISEGVTTRQEALDYLEAKVKKSSYGPPEKDGKALYILRALFLAHVPVRDNNYRQKCFYVGVMLRRMIEAMLNKDAMDDKDYVGNKRLELSGQLISLLFEDLFKTMTTEAIKKVDGILQKPTRASRFDFSQCLTGEKNHNISFGLERTLSTGNFDIKRFRMHRKGMTQVLTRLSFIGSMGFITKISPQFEKSRKVSGPRSLQPSQWGMLCPCDTPEGEACGLVKNLALMTHVTTDIEEGPLVAMCYKLGVTDLEVLSAEELHTPDSFLVIFNGLIIGKHRRPQYFANSLRRLRRAGKIGEFVSVFINEKQHCVYVASDGGRVCRPLVIVDNGVSRVKQYHMKELQDGVRTFDDFIREGLIEYLDVNEENNALIALYEGRPKEMKGTTHIEIEPFTILGVVAGLIPYPHHNQSPRNTYQCAMGKQAMGNIAYNQLNRMDSLLYLLVYPQRPLLTTRTIELVGYDKLGAGQNATVAVMSNTGYDIEDAIVMNKASLDRGFGRCIVMKKLVAACQKYGNDAVDRILRPQRTGPDAEKMQILDDDGIASPGEIIRPNDVYINKQVPVDTRNNITSQQSDSQYRPAREYFKGPEGETQVVDRVALCSDKNGNLCIKYIIRHTRRPELGDKFSSRHGQKGVCGTIVQQEDFPFSERGICPDLIMNPHGFPSRMTVGKMIELLGSKAGVSSGRFHYGSAFGERSGHADKVEAISKTLVKHGFSYSGKDLLYSGLSGEPLQTYVFMGPIYYQKLKHMVLDKMHARGSGPRVMMTRQPTEGKSKNGGLRVGEMERDCLIAYGASMLIYERLMLSSDPFEVQVCRACGLLGYYDYKLKKAVCSTCKNGDSIATMKLPYACKLLFQELQSMNVVPRLKLVES, from the exons ATGGGACTCAGTCACGAAGATCTAGA CTTGACCAACGATGACCATTTCGTCGACAAGCAAAAGCTTTCAGCTCCTATCAAGTCAACAGCTGATAAGTTCCAGCTCGTTCCCGAGTTTTTGAAG GTGAGAGGACTTGTGAAGCAACACTTGGATTCATTCAATTACTTCATCAATGTCGGGATCAAAAAGATTGTTCGTGCAAATTCTCGTATTACATCCACTCTAGACCCATCGATTTATCTAAG GTTTAAGGATGTCAGAGTTGGTGAACCCTGTATTTTAAGCATTAGTATGGCGGAGAAACTCAATCCACACATGTGCCGATTAGCTGATATGAC ATATGCTGCTCCAATCTTTGTCGACATAGAATATGTTCATGGAAGTCATGGACAGACGACAATAAGTGCAAAG GATAACGTCACTATCGGAAGGATGCCTATTATGTTGCGGAGCTGCCGCTGTGTATTACATGGAAAAGATGAAGAGGAACTTGCAAGATTGG GTGAGTGCCCACTTGATCCTGGAGGATATTTTGTCATCAAAGGAACCGAGAAG GTCTTGTTGATACAAGAACAACTTTCGAAGAACAGAATCATTATTGATTGTGATAAAAAGGGGAA CATAAATGCATCTGTCACAAGCAGCACTGAAATGACGAAAAGCAAAACAGTTATTCAGATGGATAAGGAgaagatatatttatttctacatCAATTTGTAAAAAAG ATTCCAATTATAATCGTCCTCAAAGCTATGGGAATGGAGAGTGACCAAGAGATCGTACAAATGGTTGGAAGGGATCCCCGTTTTAGCGCATCACTACTACCCTCGATGGAG GAGTGTATTAGTGAAGGCGTGACTACACGACAAGAAGCACTGGACTATCTCGAGGCAAAG GTGAAGAAATCATCGTATGGACCTCCTGAAAAG GATGGCAAAGCTCTATACATTCTCAGAGCTTTATTCCTTGCACACGTACCT GTGCGTGACAACAATTATCGCCAAAAATGTTTCTATGTTGGGGTGATGTTGAGGCGAATGATTGAAGCAATGTTAAACAAAGATGCCATGGATGACAAG GATTATGTTGGTAACAAGCGGTTGGAGTTATCTGGGCAACTAATATCTCTTCTCTTTGAG GATTTGTTCAAAACAATGACCACTGAGGCCATTAAGAAAGTAGATGGTATCCTTCAAAAACCTACCCGGGCAAGCCGTTTTGATTTTTCACAA TGTCTTACTGGAGAGAAGAATCATAATATTTCTTTTGGACTGGAAAGAACCCTTTCAACGGGAAACTTCGATATTAAAAGGTTCAGAATGCATAGGAAAGGCATGACACAG GTTTTAACAAGGTTATCTTTTATTGGGAGCATGGGGTTTATTACGAAAATTTCGCCACAGTTCGAAAAGTCTAGAAAAGTTAGTGGGCCTAGATCTTTGCAACCCAGCCAG TGGGGCATGCTCTGCCCATGTGATACCCCAGAAGGCGAAGCTTGTGGTCTTGTCAAGAACTTGGCGTTAATGACTCATGTTACAACGGATATAGAGGAAGGCCCATTGGTTGCTATG TGCTACAAATTGGGTGTCACAGATTTGGAAGTACTATCAGCAGAGGAGCTGCATACTCCAGACTCATTTTTGGTCATATTTAATGGGCTAATAATTGGCAAACATAGAAGGCCACAG TACTTCGCCAATTCTCTTAGAAGGCTGCGTAGAGCTGGGAAAATTGGGGAGTTCGTCAGTGTGTTCATAAACGAAAAGCAG catTGTGTTTACGTTGCTTCTGATGGTGGGCGGGTGTGTCGTCCACTTGTTATAGTCGATAATGGAGTATCAAGAGTTAAACAATACCACATGAAGGAATTACAG GATGGTGTTCGCACTTTTGATGACTTTATTCGTGAAGGTTTGATCGAGTATCTTGATGTCAATGAGGAAAACAATGCATTG ATTGCTTTATACGAAGGTAGGCCCAAGGAAATGAAAGGCACAACCCACATTGAGATTGAACCATTCACCATCTTAGGTGTTGTTGCTGGTCTTATCCCCTACCCTCACCATAATCAGTCACCTAGAAATACGTATCAG TGTGCTATGGGAAAACAAGCTATGGGAAATATTGCTTACAACCAG TTAAATCGGATGGACTCATTGCTTTACCTATTGGTGTATCCTCAACGACCTCTGTTGACAACAAGGACCATCGAATTG GTTGGATACGATAAACTTGGAGCAGGTCAAAATGCAACAGTTGCTGTTATGAGTAATACTGGATACGACATTGAGGATGCAATAGTGATGAACAAAGCTTCCTTGGATCGAGGTTTTGGCCGCTGCATTGTTATGAAAAA ACTTGTTGCTGCTTGCCAGAAGTATGGTAACGATGCAGTAGACAGAATACTCAGGCCACAAAGAACAGGTCCAGACGCGGAAAAGATGCAG ataCTGGATGATGATGGAATAGCATCTCCAGGGGAAATTATTAGACCGAATGATGTCTATATAAATAAGCAAGTCCCTGTGGACACAAGAAATAACATTACATCTCAGCAATCGGATAG TCAATATCGTCCGGCCAGAGAGTATTTTAAAGGTCCTGAAGGGGAAACGCAAGTGGTCGATAGAGTTGCTCTTTGTTCTGACAAGAACGGCAATTTATGCATAAAATATATCATCCGGCATACTCGTCGGCCAGAG CTTGGAGACAAGTTCAGCAGTAGGCATGGGCAGAAAGGTGTATGTGGTACAATCGTTCAGCAGGAAGATTTTCCATTTTCTGAGCGTGGAATTTGCCCTGATTTGATCATGAATCCTCATGGGTTTCCAAG TCGTATGACAGTAGGTAAGATGATAGAGCTACTTGGAAGTAAGGCTGGGGTGTCTTCAGGTAGATTTCATTATGGTAGTGCTTTTGGAGAACGAAGTGGTCACGCTGACAAGGTTGAGGCAATAAG TAAGACCCTTGTGAAGCATGGCTTTTCCTACAGTGGGAAGGACTTGTTATACTCAG GTCTCAGTGGTGAGCCATTACAGACATACGTCTTCATGGGGCCAATATATTATCAGAAACTGAAACATATG GTCCTGGACAAAATGCATGCACGAGGGAGTGGACCCCGTGTGATGATGACAAGACAGCCAACTGAAGGGAAATCCAAAAATGGAG GTTTACGAGTGGGAGAGATGGAACGAGATTGCCTTATTGCTTATGGAGCGAGCATGTTGATCTATGAGCGGCTCATGCTTTCTAGTGATCCTTTTGAAGTTCag GTTTGTAGAGCTTGCGGTTTATTGGGATATTACGATTACAAGCTGAAGAAAGCAGTTTGTTCAACATGTAAGAATGGTGATAGCATTGCTACTATGAAACTCCCTTACGCATGCAAGCTCCTCTTCCAG GAACTCCAGTCGATGAATGTTGTTCCCCGTCTGAAACTCGTGGAGTCTTGA